TGTCTGAGACTGATGCCGAAATCGAGCCGGGATTTCAGCGTTTTCACGATGCCGTTGTCGATACTGCGGATTTGCTCTTCCACACCGTCCAGATGACGCCACCAGATAAGGATGATTTCATCCTCGTCGTTCCAATGGCGAAAGGCGGTCCCGTTCCCCGATCCGTGCAAAAATTCGTTGCAAATATTGATCAGGCTGAAAATAAGCAGGTCCTGGCTCGATGCGAACTTGCTCTTCAAGCTTTCGCTCATCGCCAGCAGGCTGAGTATAGCCAGGCGGCACTCGGAGGCGCCGCGGCCGATTCCGAATTCGCGGTGTAGCGCCTCCGCCGCGCTCTCGTAGCTATGCGGCTCGGTGATGAGACCCGACCAGATTTTGTCCCAATACACCGGGCGGATCTGGTTCATTTCGATGTTGCGCTGCCGCTGTTCGCAGCGCTGCTCTTCCTCCTGGCGCCAGCTGGCCAGCGCCTTCTCCACCGCTTCGTGCAGCTGGTCCCGGTCGATCGGTTTCAAAATATAATCGGTGCCGCCGTATTTGACCGTGTGGCGGACAAGCTCGAAATCGTCGTGCCCGCTGATGACGATCGTCTTGCTGTGCGGCGCATAGTCCCGCAGCCATTCGAGCAGCTCCATCCCGCTTTTCAGCGGCATCATCATATCGGTAAAAATAAGCTCCGGCTTTTCCTCTTCAATTCGCTTCATCGCGTCCATCCCGTCCTGCGCTTCAAGCACCGTGTCGATCCCAAAATGCTTCCAGTCAACCAGAAGCTTGATCGCATCGCGGACATGTTTTTCATCGTCAATAATGATCGCCTTCATAATTACTGCATATCCTCCTCGCGGGAAAGCGGAATGGCCAGCGTCACCTTAAGCCCGGACGGTTCCCTTCGTTCCAGTTCAATCCGGGATTGTCCTTCATAATAAAGAGCGAGCCTGGATTTGACATTCACGAGCCCGATGCTGCCGGAGACCGCTTCCCCGGGGTATTCGTCCCGCATCAGACGGTTTTGCAAATCCTCCAGCTGCTCCGGCTCCATGCCCCGGCCATTATCCTCCACCGTGATCTGTAAAAAAGCTTCATCCGCAAATGAGCTTGCGATCTTCAGCTCCCCGGTTTTCTCGCGCGGATCAAAGCCGTGCTTGAAGTAATTTTCCACGAGCGGCTGAAGAATCATCTTCGGCACTTCTGTGGACAGCGTCTGCGGATCGATGTCGAAGGTGACGCTCAGCTCGTTTTCGAACCGCTGCATTT
The window above is part of the Paenibacillus hamazuiensis genome. Proteins encoded here:
- a CDS encoding response regulator, which encodes MKAIIIDDEKHVRDAIKLLVDWKHFGIDTVLEAQDGMDAMKRIEEEKPELIFTDMMMPLKSGMELLEWLRDYAPHSKTIVISGHDDFELVRHTVKYGGTDYILKPIDRDQLHEAVEKALASWRQEEEQRCEQRQRNIEMNQIRPVYWDKIWSGLITEPHSYESAAEALHREFGIGRGASECRLAILSLLAMSESLKSKFASSQDLLIFSLINICNEFLHGSGNGTAFRHWNDEDEIILIWWRHLDGVEEQIRSIDNGIVKTLKSRLDFGISLRQPFPKGVPAAYREAKEALLQRNLLVRDTRLHLFAPAPPVRPKMPHFSSFEESFRFAIRSGSEEQIRIAVREWIRAVREQEAITLEQLQLWWHEYTVLQTRWLQELFPEDGSTPAPFSSYDMPFNVPLDEEGRLSIGTWQQQLESALIQLSRRLLERQHKENHVIYEIAKYIQNHYHQDITLQDIAGHFYLSREYISRKFKQEFHVNISDYITSIRMDRAKLLLLNPSYRISQIAELVGYDDEKYFSKVFKKTVGISPNEYRKLQS